From Pseudoxanthomonas sp. CF385, a single genomic window includes:
- a CDS encoding penicillin-binding protein 1A: protein MSRFRRLLRWTLITFLILALAGAVGLGVLYYTVSSKVPDVQALRNVELQEPLYIYASDGRLMGLYGEIRRYPVRIDQVPPRVKQAFIAAEDSKFYEHNGVDPTGIARAVWQIASRKEGRVAGGSTITQQVARQWFLSSEYSYTRKLVEMMLAVRIEKMLTKDEILELYLNKSFFGNRSYGVAAAAEYYYGKRLDQLSLAEAATLVSALKFPSSGNPISNPGRNQQRSAYVVERMREDGYITAAEAAAAKAEPMHAKPHERPIEVYAPYVSEMVRQEMIARFGPEALTKGYHVTTTLDAPLQDAANAAVRDGLGLYDHRHGWNGVEAHFDVAADADAATLATHLRGVPAQNGLQPVVVARTHDDGGATVVMADGKELTLPAAASKWTGRTPAKLFKRGDLTRIKAGKEEGSYVIDQIPRAQAALVSLDAGNGALRALVGGYSFAGNKFNRATQARRQPGSSFKPFLYAASFEKGFNPASIVLDAPVVFRDRRGHMWRPQNDGGGFRGPMRLREALVQSRNLVSVRLLDGIGVPFARTYISQFGFEESELPPNLSMSLGTASLTPLSVARAYAVFANGGSRVTPWFIDEVKDREGNVVFKENAAVACRGCGQGQYGASTPASQVVDGFNFGPAAAKPAAPATAETPKAEQKPADPNAVTAPRAIDERTAYQLVSMMRDVVQRGTGTAAKVLGREDVGGKTGSTNDHRDAWFGGFGGQYATVVWVGRDNFQSLGYREYGGKAALPIWIDYMRVALKDKPVASNDPPDGMVQATLNGVTEWVKVEDMDRIQDYDLYGPEDAVPDEEAFDIF, encoded by the coding sequence ATGTCCCGGTTCCGTCGTCTTCTCCGTTGGACCCTCATCACGTTCCTGATACTTGCCCTGGCCGGCGCGGTCGGCCTGGGGGTGCTCTACTACACGGTCTCGTCCAAAGTCCCGGACGTCCAGGCCCTGCGGAACGTCGAGCTGCAGGAACCCCTCTACATCTACGCCAGCGATGGCCGCCTGATGGGACTGTACGGCGAGATCCGCCGGTATCCGGTCCGGATCGACCAGGTCCCCCCCCGGGTCAAGCAGGCCTTCATCGCCGCCGAGGACAGCAAGTTCTACGAGCACAACGGCGTGGATCCCACCGGCATCGCGCGCGCGGTCTGGCAGATCGCCAGCCGCAAGGAAGGCCGCGTGGCGGGTGGCAGCACCATCACCCAGCAGGTCGCGCGGCAGTGGTTCCTGAGCTCGGAATACAGCTATACCCGCAAGCTGGTGGAGATGATGCTGGCGGTCCGCATCGAGAAGATGCTGACCAAGGACGAGATCCTCGAGCTCTACCTCAACAAGAGCTTCTTCGGTAATCGCTCCTACGGCGTGGCCGCGGCCGCGGAGTACTACTACGGAAAGCGCCTGGACCAGCTGAGCCTGGCCGAGGCCGCCACCCTGGTGAGCGCGCTGAAGTTCCCGTCCAGCGGCAACCCGATCAGCAACCCCGGCCGCAACCAGCAGCGCAGTGCGTATGTCGTGGAACGCATGCGCGAGGACGGCTACATCACCGCCGCGGAGGCCGCGGCGGCCAAGGCCGAACCGATGCACGCCAAGCCGCACGAGCGGCCGATCGAGGTCTACGCGCCGTACGTGTCCGAAATGGTGCGCCAGGAAATGATCGCGCGCTTCGGGCCCGAGGCGCTGACCAAGGGCTATCACGTCACCACCACGCTGGATGCCCCCCTGCAGGACGCCGCCAACGCGGCCGTCCGCGACGGCCTGGGGCTGTACGACCATCGCCATGGCTGGAACGGCGTGGAAGCGCATTTCGATGTGGCCGCCGATGCGGATGCCGCCACGCTGGCCACCCACCTGCGCGGCGTCCCTGCCCAGAACGGCCTGCAACCGGTGGTCGTCGCCCGCACGCACGACGATGGCGGCGCGACGGTCGTCATGGCGGACGGCAAGGAACTCACCCTGCCGGCGGCCGCCAGCAAGTGGACCGGCCGCACGCCGGCCAAGCTGTTCAAGCGGGGAGACCTGACCCGCATCAAGGCGGGCAAGGAAGAGGGCAGCTACGTCATCGACCAGATTCCGCGCGCCCAGGCGGCCCTGGTCTCGCTGGATGCCGGCAACGGCGCCCTGCGGGCGCTGGTCGGCGGCTACAGCTTCGCCGGCAACAAATTCAACCGCGCCACCCAGGCGAGGCGGCAACCGGGCTCCAGCTTCAAGCCGTTCCTGTACGCCGCCTCGTTCGAGAAGGGCTTCAACCCGGCCTCGATCGTGCTCGACGCACCGGTCGTGTTCCGCGATCGCCGCGGCCACATGTGGCGCCCGCAGAACGACGGCGGCGGCTTCCGCGGACCGATGCGCCTGCGCGAGGCCCTGGTGCAGTCGCGCAACCTGGTGTCGGTGCGCCTGCTGGACGGGATCGGCGTGCCCTTCGCGCGCACCTACATCAGCCAGTTCGGTTTCGAAGAGTCCGAGCTGCCGCCCAACCTTTCCATGTCGCTCGGCACCGCGTCGCTGACGCCGCTGTCGGTGGCGCGCGCCTATGCGGTGTTCGCCAACGGCGGCTCGCGGGTGACGCCGTGGTTCATCGACGAGGTCAAGGACCGCGAAGGCAACGTGGTGTTCAAGGAGAACGCCGCGGTCGCCTGCCGGGGTTGCGGACAGGGCCAGTACGGCGCCAGTACGCCGGCCAGCCAGGTCGTGGACGGTTTCAACTTCGGTCCCGCCGCCGCCAAACCTGCGGCCCCCGCCACGGCGGAAACACCGAAAGCCGAGCAGAAGCCGGCCGATCCGAACGCCGTCACCGCGCCGCGCGCGATCGACGAGCGCACGGCCTATCAGCTGGTGTCGATGATGCGCGACGTGGTCCAGCGCGGCACGGGCACCGCCGCGAAGGTGCTGGGTCGCGAGGACGTGGGCGGCAAGACCGGCTCCACCAACGATCACCGCGATGCGTGGTTCGGCGGCTTCGGCGGCCAGTACGCCACCGTGGTGTGGGTCGGCCGCGACAACTTCCAGTCGCTGGGGTATCGCGAGTACGGCGGCAAGGCAGCGCTGCCGATCTGGATCGACTACATGCGGGTGGCGCTGAAGGACAAGCCGGTCGCCTCGAACGATCCGCCGGACGGCATGGTCCAGGCCACGCTCAACGGCGTGACCGAGTGGGTGAAGGTCGAAGACATGGACCGCATCCAGGATTACGACCTGTACGGCCCCGAAGACGCCGTGCCGGACGAAGAGGCCTTCGACATCTTCTGA
- a CDS encoding pilus assembly protein PilM codes for MGLLPKSQSPLIGVDISSTAVKLLQLSRVGNRFRVEHYAVEPLPPNAVVEKNIVEVEAVGEAIRRAVNRAGSKAKHAAAAVAGSAVITKIIPMPADLDESDLEAQVELEAVNYIPYPIEEVNIDFEVLGPMPNNPEMVQVLLAASRSENVELRQSALELGGLTAKVMDVEAFAVENAFALMANDLPVPQDGVVALVDIGATMTTLNVLRRGRSLYSREQVFGGKQLTDEVMRRYGLTYEEAGLAKRQGGLPESYEVEVLEPFKEATVQQVSRLLQFFYAGSEFNRVDQIVLAGGCAALAGLPEMVEEQLGVPTVVANPLAQMTLGPRVQAHALAQDAPALMIATGLALRSFD; via the coding sequence GTGGGGCTACTCCCAAAAAGCCAATCGCCGCTGATCGGCGTCGATATCAGTTCGACTGCGGTGAAACTGCTGCAGCTGTCGCGCGTGGGCAACCGTTTCAGGGTTGAACACTACGCCGTCGAGCCGCTGCCGCCGAATGCCGTGGTCGAGAAGAACATCGTGGAAGTCGAAGCGGTCGGCGAGGCCATCCGTCGCGCCGTGAACCGGGCCGGCAGCAAGGCCAAGCATGCGGCCGCGGCCGTCGCCGGTTCGGCGGTGATCACCAAGATCATCCCGATGCCCGCGGACCTGGACGAAAGCGATCTGGAGGCCCAGGTCGAGCTCGAGGCCGTCAATTACATCCCGTACCCGATCGAGGAAGTGAACATCGATTTCGAGGTGCTGGGTCCGATGCCCAACAATCCCGAGATGGTGCAGGTCCTGCTGGCCGCGTCCCGCTCGGAGAACGTCGAGCTTCGCCAGTCCGCGCTCGAACTGGGCGGATTGACCGCCAAGGTCATGGACGTGGAGGCCTTCGCGGTCGAGAACGCCTTCGCCCTGATGGCCAACGACCTGCCGGTCCCGCAGGACGGCGTGGTCGCCCTCGTCGATATAGGCGCCACGATGACCACCCTCAACGTCTTGCGCCGCGGGCGCAGCCTGTACAGCCGCGAACAGGTGTTCGGCGGCAAGCAGCTCACCGACGAAGTCATGCGCCGCTACGGCTTGACCTACGAGGAAGCCGGCCTGGCCAAGCGCCAGGGCGGTCTGCCGGAAAGCTACGAAGTCGAAGTGCTGGAGCCTTTCAAGGAAGCGACCGTCCAGCAGGTCAGCCGCCTGTTGCAGTTCTTCTACGCGGGCAGCGAGTTCAACCGCGTCGATCAGATCGTCCTGGCCGGCGGTTGCGCCGCGCTGGCCGGCCTGCCGGAAATGGTCGAAGAACAGCTGGGCGTGCCCACGGTCGTCGCCAATCCGCTGGCGCAGATGACGCTCGGTCCGCGCGTGCAGGCGCACGCGCTGGCCCAGGACGCGCCCGCGCTGATGATCGCCACCGGCTTGGCTTTGAGGAGCTTCGACTGA